One genomic region from Bacillus thermozeamaize encodes:
- a CDS encoding methionine ABC transporter ATP-binding protein has translation MIRIRELRKVFRDGSQDVVAVDGVDLEIREGEIFGVIGYSGAGKSTLIRMINMLEKPTSGSVQVGQREMTRLAKTSLRKARQEIGMIFQHFNLLWSRTVRENVAFPLEVAGWPKEKIGARVDELLRLVGLSERADAYPAQLSGGQKQRVGIARALANHPKVLLSDEATSALDPQTTDSILGLLRRINEEMGLTIVLITHEMHVIRKICHRVAVMERGRLVEIGPVEEVFRNPRQPITRQFVQQLAQVPAASDERLHVPPHGEIWRCILSGNENHASVIPELIRRHALEVAILQSHIQPVEQRPFGTVDLHIQGEKEEREKARHFLLAQDVRVEVIRQDV, from the coding sequence GTGATCCGGATCCGTGAACTGCGCAAAGTGTTCCGTGACGGGAGCCAGGATGTCGTGGCTGTGGACGGAGTGGATCTGGAGATCCGGGAAGGGGAAATCTTCGGCGTCATTGGTTACAGCGGCGCGGGAAAGAGCACCTTGATCCGGATGATCAACATGCTGGAGAAACCTACCTCCGGGTCGGTCCAAGTCGGGCAGCGGGAAATGACCCGTCTTGCCAAAACCTCCTTGCGCAAGGCGCGGCAGGAGATTGGAATGATTTTTCAGCATTTCAATCTGTTGTGGTCGCGGACGGTGCGGGAAAATGTGGCTTTTCCGTTGGAGGTGGCCGGCTGGCCGAAAGAAAAGATCGGTGCCCGGGTGGATGAGCTGCTCCGGCTCGTGGGCTTGTCCGAACGTGCCGACGCTTATCCGGCTCAGTTGTCAGGGGGGCAAAAGCAACGCGTGGGGATTGCCCGGGCGCTGGCCAACCATCCGAAAGTCCTGCTCTCCGACGAGGCGACCTCGGCGCTGGATCCACAGACCACGGATTCCATCTTGGGACTGCTCCGGCGGATCAACGAGGAAATGGGCCTGACGATTGTGCTGATCACCCATGAAATGCACGTCATCCGGAAAATCTGCCACCGGGTGGCGGTGATGGAGCGGGGGAGACTGGTGGAGATCGGGCCGGTCGAGGAGGTCTTCCGCAACCCCAGACAACCGATTACTCGCCAGTTTGTACAACAGTTGGCGCAGGTTCCTGCCGCAAGCGACGAGAGGTTGCACGTTCCTCCCCACGGGGAAATCTGGCGCTGCATCCTCAGTGGAAATGAGAACCATGCATCGGTCATACCGGAGTTGATTCGCCGGCATGCCCTCGAGGTGGCGATCCTGCAAAGCCACATTCAGCCGGTCGAGCAACGGCCGTTCGGGACAGTGGATTTGCACATCCAGGGGGAAAAAGAGGAGAGAGAAAAAGCCCGCCATTTTTTGCTCGCGCAGGACGTCAGGGTGGAGGTGATCCGCCAGGATGTTTGA